The genome window GCTATATTGCACGCGCTGAAGCATTTGTGTCTGAAGTTCAAGAATTGGGAATGCAATTCGAAGGAGTTCATGCATGAGTCTGAAAGAAAAATTCTTTCCTGAAAATCGCCTAGGCTTAGGACGCTTTTGGAATTTTTCTAGAGGCGGTATTGATAATTTCCGCAGCGGATTGCGTGATGCCGTATCTGGTGTTGAGCAGACCCGTTCGCGCATGATGGATTACGACCAGCTTTTAGTGTGGGCGGTCCTGTCATTAGCGCTCATTGGTTTAGTGATGGTCTATTCCGCCTCTATTACTTTGGCCGATGGTCCGAAATACGCAAATTACAGTAGCAACTTCTTTTTAATTCGCCATCTTATTTCTTTGGCGATTGCAATCGGTGTGGGTATATGGGCATTCAAGATCCCTACTAAAGTTTGGGATCGCTACTCACCAGTGATTTTTGGTTTCACAGTCCTACTGTTAATCGCTGTATTAATTCCTGGTGTTGGTAAGGGTGTTAATGGAGCGAAACGTTGGATTCCATTGGGGTTGATGAACTTCCAGCCATCTGAGTTGATGAAATTTGCTGCCGTTATCTTTGCGGCTAGCTATACGGTTCAACGCCAAGAGTATTTGCATTCATTTGTGAAGGGCATGTTACCGATGGGTATCGCCGTAGCTTTGGTGGGTGGTCTACTGATGGCTGAGCCAGATATGGGTGCCTTCGTTGTAGTTGCTCTGATCGCTTTTGGGATTTTATTTCTTGGCGGCATTAACGCTAAGTTATTTGGCGGGTTGATTCTAGTGGGTCTACTCAGTGGCGCAACCATGATTGCGCTATCTCCTTTCCGTCGCGGAAGGATGTTGGCTTTTATGGATCCATGGCAGGTTGATAACGCGGCAAATAAGGGATATCAGTTAACCCATTCTTTAATGGCATTTGGCCGTGGCGAATGGTTTGGATTGGGATTGGGTGGAAGTGTTGAGAAACTCCACTATCTACCCGAAGCCCATACCGATTTCATCATGGCAGTGATTGGTGAAGAGCTTGGGTTTGTGGGTGTAGTGGTGATGATCTTCTTGTTTTATTGGATCGTACGTCGCGCATTCTTAATTGGCCGTACCGCATTACAACTGGATCGCAGTTTTGCTGGTCTTGCCGCTAAAGGTGTGGCGATTTGGATTGGCTGGCAGGCATTCATCAATATGGGTGTCAACTTAGGCCTTCTTCCTACTAAGGGTCTGACACTGCCATTGGTAAGTTATGGTGGCTCTGGAATTTTGATGAACGCTGTTGCGGTAGCGATGCTACTGCGCATTGATTATGAAAATCGAATTTTGATGCGTGGAGGAAAGCTGTGACTAAACCCTCCATTTTGGTAATGGCTGGTGGCACCGGGGGACATATTTTCCCGGGCTTAGCTGTCGCTGAATATCTGCGCATCTGCGGCTGGAACGTGTCATGGCTTGGCAATCAGAATGGCATGGAATATCGCTTGGTAAAAGCCTGCGATTTTCCATTTGAAGCAGTTGATTTCGGCGGTCTCCGCGGAAAGGGCTTCAAAACTAAATTGATGTTGCCTTTCAATCTCGCTAGAGCAAGTTTTCAGAGTTGGAAAATTATGCGTCGCTTAAAGCCAAGCGTGGTTTTGGGTATGGGTGGATACATTACCTTCCCTGGTGGCTTAATGGCGAAGTTATTGAAGAGGCCCTTGGTGTTGCATGAGGCAAATTCTGTGGCTGGTAGCGCGAATCTTGCTTTGACAAAAATCGCTATGCGAACTTTGACTGGCTTCCCGAATACTATGACTCGTGCTGAGTGGGTAGGCAATCCTATTCGTGCTGAATTCGATAGCTTAGAAGCGCCTTCAGTACGCTATCAAAAACGTCAAGGTAAGTTATCGATCTTGGTAGTGGGTGGAAGCTTGGGTGCCGCTGCACTAAACGAGATCATTCCTGCTGCTTTAGCGTTGATGGATAAAGCGGTTCGCCCACAGGTGATTCATCAGGCTGGAGATAAACATCTCGCTGATTTGGAGCACCGATATACAGAGCTGGGAGTAGAGGCGGATATTCGCCCATTTATAGATGACATGCCTGCTGCATATGCTCAGGCAGATTTAGTGATTTGTCGCTCGGGTGCAATGACCATCTCTGAAATTGCCGCATGTGGCGTTGCATCTTGCTTGATTCCATTTCCTTATGCGATCGATGATCATCAAACTGCAAATGCAAAATTTTTATCAGATGCGGATGCGGCCATTTTGTTGCCACAGCAAGATCTGAATGCTCAGGATCTTGCTTCTATGATTCAAAACTTTAATCGCCATGATCTACAAGCGATGGCTGAGCGTGCGCATGCCCTAGCAAAGCCACATGCGACTCAGCGTGTCGCGGAAGTATGCGCAGACTGCGCAGGAGTGGGAATATGAAACACATTGTTCAGCAAATTCATTTTGTAGGCATTGGTGGTGCTGGTATGAGTGGCATTGCTGAGGTGCTACTGAACTTGGGATACCAGGTATCCGGGTCTGATCTTGCTGAGGGTGCTGCAACTAAACGCCTTCGAGAGCTGGGTGCGGTTATTCATATTGGGCACGATCCTCAAAATATTGGCACAGCAGAGGCTGTAGTGATTTCGACCGCAGTTGCTGGTAATAATCCAGAAGTTTTGGCGGCGCGTGCGGCAAAGGTTCCGGTGATTCAACGTGCCGTGATGCTGGGTGAGCTCATGCGTCTTAAACAGGGCATTGCGATTGCTGGCACCCATGGCAAAACAACTACTACTAGTTTGGTTGCCTCTGTGTTGGCCGAAGGCGGCTTAGATCCAACGTTTGTGATTGGTGGAAAGTTAAATTCCGCTGGAGCAAATGCTCGCTTAGGCCAAGGTGACTTCATTGTGGTGGAGGCAGATGAGTCTGATGCCTCTTTCCTGCAACTTTTCCCGGCAATGGAAGTGGTTACCAATATCGATGCTGATCATATGGATACTTATCAGCATGATATGGCGCGCTTGAAGCAGGCTTTTGTACAGTTTATTCAGCGTATGCCGTTTTATGGTGTTGCTGTGCTTTGCGTAGATGATGCGAATGTACGAGATATTCTTCCATTCGTTTCCCAGCCAGTCCTGCGCTATGGTTTATCTGAGGATGCCGATATTCGCGCAAGCAATGTCCGCGCCGTTGGTACTCGTATGCACTTTACCGTTGATCGTAAAACAGTTCGTAGGCATGGCAATAAGCCCGGCCAACTAGAGGTACAACTGAATTTACCTGGCTTGCACAATGTGCGCAATGCCTTGGCGGCAATTGCTATTGCCACTGAACTGGGCGTTGGCGATGACGCGATTATGAAAGCCTTGTCCCAATTTAGTGGCGTGGGTCGTCGCTTTCAAAAATATGGTGAGATTGCGCTAGCTAGTGGTGGAACTTTTACATTGATTGATGATTATGGGCACCACCCGGTGGAGATGGCTGCGACATTGGCGGCTGCCCGCGGTGCTTACCCAGACCGTCGTTTAGTGTTGGCCTTCCAACCCCATCGTTACACAAGAACGCGCGATTGTTTTGGGGAGTTTGTACAGGTGCTTAAGAACTTTGATGCACTAGTTTTGACTGAGGTTTACCCAGCTGGCGAAGCGAAAATTCCTGGGGCGGATGGTCAAAGCTTGATGAAATCAGCTATTACGGCTGATAAGCAATTAAAAGGCTCTTTAGATAGCGCTTGCGTAGTGTTTGCCCCAACAGTTGGTGAAATGCCAGAGCAATTAAGTGGTTTATTGCGTGATGGCGATGTCTTAATCACGATGGGCGCCGGCTCCATTTCCGGATTGCCCCATGTATTGGCGGAGGCAAAGCATGTCTAAGCCTAATGACAAATTAATCTCTTGGGGTGAGCGAGTGAAGCGCGATCTCGCAAATCTCAATGTGCAATCTTTAGGTAAGGTTGGTGTATTGCTGGGCGGCCGTTCTGGTGAGCGTGAGATTTCTTTGATGTCCGGTGGCGGTGTGCTTGAGGCTCTTCTCTCTAAAGGGGTTGATGCTCACGCATTTGATCCAGGCTTGCGCTGCCCAACTGAGTTAGCTAAAGAAAAATTTGATCGGGTCTTCATTTCCTTGCACGGCCGTTTTGGTGAGGATGGCACTATCCAGGGGTTATTGGAGTTGTTGGGCTTACCTTATACCGGTAGTGGTGTTTTGGCCTCAGCTTTGGCAATCGACAAAATAGCAACCAAGCGAATTTGGTTAAGTAGCGGTTTATCCACTCCAGAGTTTGAGGAGTTAAAAGCTGACAGTGACTGGAGTGCCGTGGTTGCGCATCTTGGTTTGCCATTGATTGTGAAGCCTGCGCATGAGGGTTCATCTTTAGGCTTGACTAAAGTGAAGTCGGTTGAAGAGTTGCCGGCCGCATATCAGCTGGCCGCAGCAATGGACAAGAAAGTCATCGCGGAGACTTGCATTATTGGGGATGAGCTTACTTGCCCATTGGTTGGCTTTGGCAATGATGCTGAAGCTTTGCCAGTCATCAAAATTATTCCACCACAAGCAAATTACGACTTTCATAATAAGTACTTCTCTGATGAGACGCAGTACCTCTGTCCGACTGGATTAGCTCCTGAGGTCAATCTTGCCGTTCAAGAATTGGCGCTGGCCGCTTATCGCGTGCTCGGATGCAAGACGTGGGGTCGTGCTGATGTGATGCTAGACCAGAAGACTGGTAAGCCCTATCTATTAGAGATGAATACCTCTCCCGGAATGACCTCACATTCTTTGGTACCAATGGCTGCGAAAGCTGCTGGTGTTGAATATGCCGAGTTGGTGTTGTGGGTCATTAGTCAAACGCTTCACGACAAAGGAGTCGCTCAAGCATGAGTCGCATCAGCGCTTTCCTAAACGGCTTTGGTGAAGTATTTGCTTCGCTGGTATCTCCGATCTGGAATCATCCAGGGCGTATGCAAAAGCTCAGCCGTTTCTTGATGCGCTGTTTTGCGGTAATGGTGTGCATTGGTATCTTGGTTTGGTTAAGTCAGCGCCCTGTTTTTTCATTGCGCCAAGTGGTTATAGAGCCGGTAGCGGGACAGACTCTAAAGCATGTTAACAAGCCTGTTGTGAAACAGCAGGTGCTGGAAACCGTGCAAGGAAACTTTTTTAGCGTGAGATTGGAAGATGTCAAGCGTGGATTTGAGTCCATGCCTTGGGTTCGTCATGCAAATGTCCGAAGAGTTTGGCCCAATGGCTTAGTCGTGAGCATTGAAGAGCAAAAGCCTTTTGGTACATGGGGCAATGTAGATAGCCACACATTGATGAATACGCACGGAGAGTTGTTTTCAGGTCACGTATCGGATGTGGGTGATGGCATTAGTTTGATTGAGTTTTATGGCCCAGAAGATTCGAGCAAAGAAGTGATGCGTCTATATGAAAAAGCAAATGCATGGTTCAAGCCATGGAATTCGGAAGTAAAAAGTTTGACCTTATCGGAGCGTTATGCCTGGCACGTCAAACTGTCAAATGGCATGCGTGTTGAATTTGGGCGTGATGAAGAGAGCTCAGATAAAACATTAACCGAGGATCGTGTGGCGCGCCTCTTTAAGTATTGGCCTCAAGTTCAAGAGAAGTGGGCTAATCGTGTGGACGCGATTGATTTGCGGTACGCCAATGGATTTGCAGTGCATCTAGCTGCTGCAAACTTAAAAAAGAATGATGTAGATGGCAAGAAAAGCGAGCAGAAGCAATGAGGAATGAGAATGAGTAAAGACAACCGCGATTTATTGGTGGGCTTGGATATTGGCACCTCCAAGGTGGTTGCCTTGGTCGCTGAGTTAGCGCCCGATGGTCAATTTAATGTTGTTGGCGTAGGTCAAACTGCTTCTAAGGGTCTGAAGAAGGGGGTAGTTGTCAATATTGAGGCAACGGTTCAGTCTATTCAGAAAGCATTGGAAGAGGCCGAGGTAATGGCTGATCGCCAAATCGTTCAAGTGTTTACCGGAATCGCTGGAAACCACATTGTTAGCTTTAACTCTAGCGGTATGGTGGCTATTCGAGATAAAGAGGTAAGTGCCGGAGATGTTGAGCGTGTGCTAGAGACGGCCAAAGCAATCAATATTCCAACAGACCAACAGATTCTTCACATTCTCGTTCAAGAATTCATTATTGATGGGCAAGAAGATGTGCGTGAGCCAATTGGTATGAGTGGTTTGCGCCTTGAGGTAAAAGTGCATATCGTGACTGGCGCTGTGAGTGCTGCGCAAAATATTGTGAAGTGTGTACGCCGCTGCGGTCTTGAGGTCAATGATTTAATTTTGCAGCCACTCGCGTCTAGCTTGGCCGTGCTCACTGAAGATGAAAAAGAGTTAGGTGTAGTGCTGGTAGATATTGGCGGCGGTACTACTGATATTGCAATTTATTGCCAAGGCTCAATTCGTCACACTGCGGTAATTCCAATCGCAGGCGATCAAATTACTAATGACATCGCCATGGCATTGCGTACGCCAACTATCGATGCGGAAGATCTCAAGATTCAATATGGTATCGCTCGCCAAGATATGGCAGATCCAACAACTATGATTGATGTGCCAGGCGTTGGCGATCGTGAGCCACGTCCAATGTCTAAGCAAGCCTTGGCTGCGGTAATTGAGCCACGTGTTGAAGAGTTATTTACGCTGGTTAGGGGTGTTGTGCGTGACTCTGGTTATGAAGATATGGTTTCTTCTGGAATCGTGCTGACCGGTGGTACTGCCTTGATGCCAGGGATGGTAGAGCTGGCTGAACAGGTGTTCTTGCGTCCAGCACGGATTGGTACCCCTGAATATCGTGGTCACTTACATGAAGTGCTTCGCAGTCCACGATTCGCTACCAGCATCGGTTTATTAATGGAGGGCCAGGCGCAGTTGTTGCGTGGTCGTCGAGTATCTCAATCAGGCGCGCTACAGAGTGTTATCTCGCGCATGAAGGAATGGTTCGCAGGAAATTTTTAAGTTTTTCGTCGTCGTCAATGTAGTACGTTTATTACCTAGGAGGGTATATGGAATTTGAAATGTTAGATCAAGAAACAGCCGGTAAAACCATTATTAAAGTGGTTGGAGTCGGTGGCGCTGGCGGCAATGCTGTTCAGCACATGATTCGTCGCGGTGTAAGTGGCGTAGAGTTTATTTGCATGAACACCGATGCTGGCGCTTTACAGCGTTCTGAGGCATCTGTGAATTTGCAACTAGGCTCTAGCGGACTTGGTGCCGGCGCTAAACCAGAAATCGGTGCGGCCTCCGCTGAAGAAGCGCGCGCTCGTATCGCTGACACATTGCAAGGCGCACACATGGTATTTATTACTGCCGGTATGGGCGGTGGTACGGGTACTGGTGCTGCTCCAATCGTGGCGCAAGTTGCCAAAGAGATGGGCATCTTGACGGTTGGCGTAATTAGTAAGCCATTTGACTTTGAGGGTGTGAAACGCCTTAAGGTTGCGGAAAATGGCGCTTCAGAGCTTGAATCTTATGTGGACTCATTGATTGTTGTTCTCAATGAGAAGCTCTTTGAAGTGATGGGTGAAGACGCTGAGTTCGATAAGGCATTTGCTTGCGCAGATGATGTGTTGCACAACGCTGTTTCTGGTATCGCTGAAATCATTAACGTACAAGGTTTGATTAACGTCGACTTTGAGGACGTGAAGACCGTAATGGGCGAGCAAGGTAAAGCGATGATGGGAACTGCAACTGTTTCTGGAATGGATCGCGCACGTTTAGCTGCTGAAGCTGCAGTTGCTTCACCACTACTCGAAGGCGTTGACCTTTCCGGTGCACGTGGCGTATTGGTAAATATCACTGCTAGTCGCTCACTGAAATTGTCTGAAACTCGCGAAGTAATGGCTGCTATTCGTGGCTATGCTGCGGATGATGCAACGGTGATCTTTGGTACTGTGTATGACGAGAGCTTAGGTGATGCATTGCGCGTTACTGTGGTTGCTACTGGTTTGAATAATCCACAAGCCCGTCAAAGCCATCAGCCAGAAGTTGTTTGGAGACAGGCAACTGGTACGCATGATGCAATGCCAACAATGGCTGATTTAAATAGTTTTGCTCCTGCAAGCGCATCAGCTGCAATGAGTAAAGTTGGCTTGGATTCAGCTTTAAGTACTAGCGCGGGCTTAGCGTTAACTGGTTCTGGTAATGCGCCTGCAATGGCTGCCCAACCAGCTGCTAGTGGCGTTGATTACAGTCAATACGATTTGCCACGTGTATTCCGTAGTTCGCGTGAAGCTACACCAGCGCCTACTTTAGGTGCTGATAGCTCTCCTCAAGCTAAGTCCATGTTGGACAAAGGGGCTGATTACTATGAAATTCCAGCCTTTTTACGTAAACAAGCAGATTAATTGACTGCTTAATACAATAGGTTATTGCGAAATGCCAGCGCGGCGCCCCTCCGGACGACGAATCCCGCGCTTGCGTTGGCATGCTTACTAACAATTACTTATTGGAGATGTCATGATTACTGTTGGACAAAAATTACCAAACGCTACGCTTTATGAATTTTTTGATGAAGCGAGTGAAGGCTGCTCTTTAGGGCCAAATGCATTTGAAGTAGAGAAGCTTACAGCCGGCAAAAAGATTGTTATTTTTGGATTGCCTGGTGCTTTTACGCCAACTTGCTCCGCAAAGCATGTGCCTGGATATGTTGAGCACTATGACGCGCTTAAAGCAAAAGGTGTTGACGAAATTTGGTGTGTTTCTGTAAACGATCCGTTTGTGATGGGTGCATGGGGTCGCGATCAAAAAGTGGGTAAGAAAATTCGCATGATGGGTGATGGCAGTGCTGAATTCACAAAAAAGTTAGGCCTTGAGTTGGACCTTACTGCTCGTGGATTGGGCGTTCGCTCAGACCGCTATGCCATGATTGTTGAAGATGGCGTAGTGAAGACTTTAGACCGTGAAGCTCCTGGCAAGTTTGAGGTAAGTGATGCGGCTTCAGTATTGAAAAAGCTCTAAGAAACCATTCCTGAATTCCGATAAAAATGATGAAGCAACGCACAATTGCCACCCCGATCAAGACCGTGGGGATTGGCTTGCACTCAGGGCGCAAGGTAACGCTGTCGATTAAGCCTGCGCCCGTGAATTCAGGAATTTTATTTGTTCGTGTCGATACTCCGGAGCAGTCTGTTGTGCCTGCTACTGCTCTAGCGGTATGCGATACCCGTCTTGCGTCTGTCATCCAAAAGGATGGCGTGCGTGTATCCACAGTTGAGCATTTGCTCTCCGCTTGCGCAGGGCTTGGCTTAGATAATCTGCTGATTGAGTTAGACGGTGAGGAAGTTCCCATCATGGACGGGAGCGCTGCATCGTTCTTATTTTTGATGGAGTCAGCTGGTATTGCCGAACAAGATGCGCCAAGACAATTTGTCGTAATCAAAAAACCGATTGAAGTGAGAGAGGGCGATAAGCTAGCGCGCCTCGAGCCATTCTTTGGATTTAAGCTGGACTTTACGATTGACTTTAAACATCCGGCGGTTGATAAGACTGGCCAACGTTTTGTGGTGGATTTTGCCGAGCACGCTTACCGAAGTGAGATTGGTCGTGCCCGCACTTTTGGTTTCGCCCATGAAGTTGAGGCCTTACGCGAAATGGGTTTGGCGCGTGGTGGAAGTTTAGATAATGCTATCGTGCTAGATGAGCACCGCATCCTCAATAATGAGGAGCTGCGTTATGAGGATGAGTTTGTACGGCACAAGATCTTGGATGCCATTGGAGACCTCTATCTGGTAGGGCATCCTATTGTTGGGGCCTATATTGCCGAGAAATCAGGCCATGCCCTCAATAACGCTTTATTGCGCAAGCTACTGGAAGACCCAAGCTCTTACGAGATCAGTGGCTTTCCTGAAAATAAGGCGCCTGAGGCGTATTCCAAAGAGAGTCAGCCCCTCTTTTTCTAAATTCTGCGTTTATTTGGATTTATTTTGAAGAAGGCGTTCAACAGCTTTCCTCAAATCTGAATCAGGCGCTAATTTTTCCAATAACCCTTCCCATGATGCACGTGCTACGGCATTAAAACCCTTGGGTTTTTCAAGGGCCTGTTGGCCGGTGCGAGGCTTCATTTCCCAGGCTGGGGGCGCTGGTTTTAGGCGTACCTTAATTGCAGAGCAAATCACCCCATTTTTTGCTAACTCATTGATTAAGCTGGGTAAAACTTGTTGCAAGCGAGTAGCAATACTAGCCCCGCCCACTAGCAAAAAGAGCTCATTTTGGCCGCCAGTGCGCCAACCAATCTCAATTTTCGGAGTTAGATTGCCTAAATTCAGCTCGGCCAAGGCAGTTTTAAGGGCTATTTTGAGCTTAGCGAGGTCCTCAGTTTTCGCCAAAATTCCTCCCAGACCCTCCGAATCCCGAAGGTAGTCCAGCCAATCATGGGCTGCATTCTTGCGGGAGGGTTTGGGGGCGAAGTTCATATGAATTAGGGGTGCGGGTGATAAACTCAAGGACTTAATTTACTTCAATATCCCATGGTAATCGGTCTTCTTAAAACCCTGGTCGGCAGTCGTAACGACCGCCTCTTAAAACAGTATCGCAAAGTGGTTGCCAAAGTTAGCGCTTTTGAGCCTGGCCTGCAAGCTTTGGATGATGCCGCACTTCAGGCAAAAACTGCTGAGTTCAAGTCACGTCTGGCTGCAGGTGAGCCCCTTGATGATATTGCTCCG of Polynucleobacter sp. AP-Nino-20-G2 contains these proteins:
- the ftsW gene encoding putative lipid II flippase FtsW, whose protein sequence is MSLKEKFFPENRLGLGRFWNFSRGGIDNFRSGLRDAVSGVEQTRSRMMDYDQLLVWAVLSLALIGLVMVYSASITLADGPKYANYSSNFFLIRHLISLAIAIGVGIWAFKIPTKVWDRYSPVIFGFTVLLLIAVLIPGVGKGVNGAKRWIPLGLMNFQPSELMKFAAVIFAASYTVQRQEYLHSFVKGMLPMGIAVALVGGLLMAEPDMGAFVVVALIAFGILFLGGINAKLFGGLILVGLLSGATMIALSPFRRGRMLAFMDPWQVDNAANKGYQLTHSLMAFGRGEWFGLGLGGSVEKLHYLPEAHTDFIMAVIGEELGFVGVVVMIFLFYWIVRRAFLIGRTALQLDRSFAGLAAKGVAIWIGWQAFINMGVNLGLLPTKGLTLPLVSYGGSGILMNAVAVAMLLRIDYENRILMRGGKL
- the murG gene encoding undecaprenyldiphospho-muramoylpentapeptide beta-N-acetylglucosaminyltransferase, with amino-acid sequence MTKPSILVMAGGTGGHIFPGLAVAEYLRICGWNVSWLGNQNGMEYRLVKACDFPFEAVDFGGLRGKGFKTKLMLPFNLARASFQSWKIMRRLKPSVVLGMGGYITFPGGLMAKLLKRPLVLHEANSVAGSANLALTKIAMRTLTGFPNTMTRAEWVGNPIRAEFDSLEAPSVRYQKRQGKLSILVVGGSLGAAALNEIIPAALALMDKAVRPQVIHQAGDKHLADLEHRYTELGVEADIRPFIDDMPAAYAQADLVICRSGAMTISEIAACGVASCLIPFPYAIDDHQTANAKFLSDADAAILLPQQDLNAQDLASMIQNFNRHDLQAMAERAHALAKPHATQRVAEVCADCAGVGI
- the murC gene encoding UDP-N-acetylmuramate--L-alanine ligase, yielding MKHIVQQIHFVGIGGAGMSGIAEVLLNLGYQVSGSDLAEGAATKRLRELGAVIHIGHDPQNIGTAEAVVISTAVAGNNPEVLAARAAKVPVIQRAVMLGELMRLKQGIAIAGTHGKTTTTSLVASVLAEGGLDPTFVIGGKLNSAGANARLGQGDFIVVEADESDASFLQLFPAMEVVTNIDADHMDTYQHDMARLKQAFVQFIQRMPFYGVAVLCVDDANVRDILPFVSQPVLRYGLSEDADIRASNVRAVGTRMHFTVDRKTVRRHGNKPGQLEVQLNLPGLHNVRNALAAIAIATELGVGDDAIMKALSQFSGVGRRFQKYGEIALASGGTFTLIDDYGHHPVEMAATLAAARGAYPDRRLVLAFQPHRYTRTRDCFGEFVQVLKNFDALVLTEVYPAGEAKIPGADGQSLMKSAITADKQLKGSLDSACVVFAPTVGEMPEQLSGLLRDGDVLITMGAGSISGLPHVLAEAKHV
- a CDS encoding D-alanine--D-alanine ligase, with the translated sequence MSKPNDKLISWGERVKRDLANLNVQSLGKVGVLLGGRSGEREISLMSGGGVLEALLSKGVDAHAFDPGLRCPTELAKEKFDRVFISLHGRFGEDGTIQGLLELLGLPYTGSGVLASALAIDKIATKRIWLSSGLSTPEFEELKADSDWSAVVAHLGLPLIVKPAHEGSSLGLTKVKSVEELPAAYQLAAAMDKKVIAETCIIGDELTCPLVGFGNDAEALPVIKIIPPQANYDFHNKYFSDETQYLCPTGLAPEVNLAVQELALAAYRVLGCKTWGRADVMLDQKTGKPYLLEMNTSPGMTSHSLVPMAAKAAGVEYAELVLWVISQTLHDKGVAQA
- a CDS encoding cell division protein FtsQ/DivIB is translated as MSRISAFLNGFGEVFASLVSPIWNHPGRMQKLSRFLMRCFAVMVCIGILVWLSQRPVFSLRQVVIEPVAGQTLKHVNKPVVKQQVLETVQGNFFSVRLEDVKRGFESMPWVRHANVRRVWPNGLVVSIEEQKPFGTWGNVDSHTLMNTHGELFSGHVSDVGDGISLIEFYGPEDSSKEVMRLYEKANAWFKPWNSEVKSLTLSERYAWHVKLSNGMRVEFGRDEESSDKTLTEDRVARLFKYWPQVQEKWANRVDAIDLRYANGFAVHLAAANLKKNDVDGKKSEQKQ
- the ftsA gene encoding cell division protein FtsA, which gives rise to MSKDNRDLLVGLDIGTSKVVALVAELAPDGQFNVVGVGQTASKGLKKGVVVNIEATVQSIQKALEEAEVMADRQIVQVFTGIAGNHIVSFNSSGMVAIRDKEVSAGDVERVLETAKAINIPTDQQILHILVQEFIIDGQEDVREPIGMSGLRLEVKVHIVTGAVSAAQNIVKCVRRCGLEVNDLILQPLASSLAVLTEDEKELGVVLVDIGGGTTDIAIYCQGSIRHTAVIPIAGDQITNDIAMALRTPTIDAEDLKIQYGIARQDMADPTTMIDVPGVGDREPRPMSKQALAAVIEPRVEELFTLVRGVVRDSGYEDMVSSGIVLTGGTALMPGMVELAEQVFLRPARIGTPEYRGHLHEVLRSPRFATSIGLLMEGQAQLLRGRRVSQSGALQSVISRMKEWFAGNF
- the ftsZ gene encoding cell division protein FtsZ, with amino-acid sequence MEFEMLDQETAGKTIIKVVGVGGAGGNAVQHMIRRGVSGVEFICMNTDAGALQRSEASVNLQLGSSGLGAGAKPEIGAASAEEARARIADTLQGAHMVFITAGMGGGTGTGAAPIVAQVAKEMGILTVGVISKPFDFEGVKRLKVAENGASELESYVDSLIVVLNEKLFEVMGEDAEFDKAFACADDVLHNAVSGIAEIINVQGLINVDFEDVKTVMGEQGKAMMGTATVSGMDRARLAAEAAVASPLLEGVDLSGARGVLVNITASRSLKLSETREVMAAIRGYAADDATVIFGTVYDESLGDALRVTVVATGLNNPQARQSHQPEVVWRQATGTHDAMPTMADLNSFAPASASAAMSKVGLDSALSTSAGLALTGSGNAPAMAAQPAASGVDYSQYDLPRVFRSSREATPAPTLGADSSPQAKSMLDKGADYYEIPAFLRKQAD
- a CDS encoding peroxiredoxin, with the protein product MITVGQKLPNATLYEFFDEASEGCSLGPNAFEVEKLTAGKKIVIFGLPGAFTPTCSAKHVPGYVEHYDALKAKGVDEIWCVSVNDPFVMGAWGRDQKVGKKIRMMGDGSAEFTKKLGLELDLTARGLGVRSDRYAMIVEDGVVKTLDREAPGKFEVSDAASVLKKL
- the lpxC gene encoding UDP-3-O-acyl-N-acetylglucosamine deacetylase, producing the protein MMKQRTIATPIKTVGIGLHSGRKVTLSIKPAPVNSGILFVRVDTPEQSVVPATALAVCDTRLASVIQKDGVRVSTVEHLLSACAGLGLDNLLIELDGEEVPIMDGSAASFLFLMESAGIAEQDAPRQFVVIKKPIEVREGDKLARLEPFFGFKLDFTIDFKHPAVDKTGQRFVVDFAEHAYRSEIGRARTFGFAHEVEALREMGLARGGSLDNAIVLDEHRILNNEELRYEDEFVRHKILDAIGDLYLVGHPIVGAYIAEKSGHALNNALLRKLLEDPSSYEISGFPENKAPEAYSKESQPLFF